The Chionomys nivalis chromosome 20, mChiNiv1.1, whole genome shotgun sequence genome includes a region encoding these proteins:
- the Ankrd37 gene encoding ankyrin repeat domain-containing protein 37 produces MLLLNCNLEDDGLKNLLETGASVNAPPDPHEQSPAHLAAGGGLACFLLWQLQVGADLNQQDVLGETPLHKAAKVGSLECLSLLVASDAQINLCNKNGQTAEDLARSCGFPECARFLTTIKWMQLAKSSCDPRAPVLRQKRSVTGVENRALKRKC; encoded by the exons ATGCTGTTGCTTAATTGCAACCTGGAG GATGATGGCCTCAAGAATTTGCTGGAGACAGGAGCGTCGGTCAACGCACCCCCGGATCCCCATGAGCAGTCGCCTGCTCACCTAGCTGCCGGTGGCGgccttgcttgctttcttctctggCAGTTGCAAGTAGGCGCTGACCTCAACCAACAG GATGTTCTGGGGGAGACTCCACTGCACAAGGCAGCGAAAGTTGGAAGCCTGGAATGCCTTAGCCTCCTTGTGGCCAGTGATGCCCAGATCAA CTTATGTAATAAGAACGGGCAAACAGCTGAAGATCTTGCTCGGTCGTGTGGATTTCCAGAATGTGCCAGGTTTCTAACGACGATTAAATGGATGCAGTTGGCAAAGTCATCGTGTGACCCCCGTGCTCCGGTGCTCAGACAGAAGCGGAGTGTGACAGGTGTAGAGAACAGAGCTCTGAAGAGGAAGTGCTG A
- the Ufsp2 gene encoding ufm1-specific protease 2, which produces MDILFRIRGGFDLAFQLATPKETFVKNALRQVLNDLTTKLSSDALVFRIHNSSVYLWPNSDTNTAELTDSATCKSIVHLIPFEQEEDTKRKFLKKKDKKSSDTQQIVNIDLMLEISTSLGAVTPIIERENEEHHYINMNLPIDAVVSVAPEETWGKARKRLVDAVHSQLVDVEKCILRYMKGTSIVVPEPLHFLLPGEKNLVTVLYPSGIPDGQLQAYRKELHDLFNLPHDRPYFKRANAYHFPDEAYKDGCIRNPHTYLTPPNIEGSVISVVQGIYAYHHYMQDRVDDNGWGCAYRSLQTICSWFRHQGYTERSIPTHREIQQALVDAGDKPATFVGSRQWIGSIEVQLVLNQLIGVTSKILFVSQGSEMASQGRELANHFQNVGTPVMIGGGVLAHTILGVAWNETTGQIKFLILDPHYTGAEDLQVILEKGWCGWKSPDFWNKDAYYNLCLPQRPNAV; this is translated from the exons ATGGATATACTCTTCAGAATAAGAGGAGGCTTTGATCTGGCTTTTCAGCTAGCCACTCCTAAAG AAACGTTTGTCAAGAACGCACTAAGACAGGTGTTGAATGACCTGACGACCAAGCTCTCTTCAGACGCCCTTGTATTCAGAATCCACAACAGCTCCGTCTATCTGTGGCCCAACAGCGACACTAACACGGCGGAGCTGACCGACAGCGCGACCTGTAAGAGCATAGTGCACCTCATTCC atttgAGCAGGAAGAGGATACAAAACGAAAATtcctaaaaaagaaagacaaaaagtcaTCAGACACG CAACAAATAGTAAACATAGATCTCATGCTGGAAATATCGACCTCTCTGGGAGCCGTGACCCCCATCATTGAAAGGGAAAATGAAGAACACCACTACATTAATATGAACTTGCCAATTGATGCAGTTGTGTCTGTTGCTCCAGAAGAAACATGGGGAAA AGCTCGCAAACGTCTAGTGGATGCCGTTCATAGTCAACTAGTTGATGTGGAAAAATGCATTTTGAGATATATGAAAGGAACATCTATTGTAGTCCCGGAGCCGCTGCACTTCCTGTTGCCAGGGGAAAAGAATCTCGTAACAGTTTTATATCCCTCAGGAATCCCCGATGGTCAGCTGCAGGCCTATAGGAAG GAGTTACATGACCTTTTCAATCTGCCTCATGACAGGCCTTATTTCAAAAGGGCTAATGCTTATCACTTTCCAGATGAAGCGTATAAAGATGGCTGCATTAGGAATCCGCATACTTATCTGACTCCACCTAACATAGAGGGTAGCGTG atTTCTGTGGTTCAGGGCATCTACGCTTATCATCATTATATGCAGGATCGGGTCGATGACAATGGCTGGGGTTGTGCTTACCGATCCCTACAGACAATCTGCTCATGGTTCAGAcaccagggatatacagagaggTCCATtccaacacacagagaaattcagCAG GCTCTTGTTGATGCTGGCGATAAGCCAGCAACATTTGTGGGATCTCGGCAATGGATTGGATCTATTGAAGTACAGCTGGTACTAAACCAACTGATTGGTGTGACTTCAAAAATACTGTTTGTTAG tcaaGGATCAGAAATGGCCTCTCAAGGACGAGAACTGGCGAACCATTTCCAGAATGTGGGCACTCCAGTAATGATTG gaGGAGGAGTATTGGCTCACACAATACTAGGAGTTGCATGGAATGAAACTACAGGGCAGATAAAGTTTCTGATTCTAGACCCACATTATACAGGTGCTGAAGATCTGCAAGTTATCTTGGAAAAG GGCTGGTGTGGATGGAAGAGCCCAGACTTTTGGAACAAGGATGCATACTATAACTTATGCCTTCCTCAACGACCAAATGCTGTTTAA